ggaccagataggaGTTTATGCTTAGAAGTCTCTGTCCAGCCACTCTGCTCCGCGGTGTAGACAGCAAGGATTGGGTGCGGCTGTGTGTCTAGAAAACAGGCGGAGGGGGATcctttgctgacccctgctttaGAGCCTTGcctctcaaagtgtggtccaccaCAGGCAGCCTCCGTTTCTCCTGGGAGGTTGTCAGAAATGCGGACTCTCGGGCCCCCCCGAAGGCCCACTAACAGCGTGTCATTCGGCAAGATCCCCAGGGGATTCCTGTGTACCCTATTTTGAGAAGCGGTGCTCTAGGGCACAGAGTATGTTCCAACTGGGGTGgccgggccccacccccagagtttccgATTCTGCAGATCTGAGTGGGCTGAGGATTTGCATTTCTGGAAGTTCCCAGGAACTGGCTGatgctccgggggggggggggcgcatttTAAGAATTACCCCCCCCCCCGGAGACCTGGGGAAATGGATGGGCTCACTTCCGAAATCTCGGGGTGCCTACCGTATTTTGAAGTTGATATCGATGATACATGAACATATCCTTGCTGTGTTTTTTTacgattttacttttaagtaacgtctacacccaacacggggctcgagctcacaaccctgatcaggatcaagagttgcataccgTACctactgagctagccaggtgccccgtgtgtgccttgtttaaaaagtaaaatctgatGCCTAAGGCAACCCTGCCTTTCCCTTCTGCCCACCACCCTCGCAGGGTTCCTGAGAGCTCCTCCTCCCCAGGGTCCATCCTGCCAGACTTTTGGGGGGAAACTTTTCAaatgtctcttcctccctccccctccccctccccctggatttctttttttttttttttcccccccctggATTTCAATGAGCCTGATGTGAAGGAGAACTTGGCGGTGCCCTGGGCTGGGTCCCTTCACCATTGATGGAGGGTTTAAGGCCGGGACGGATGCAGCTTTTCCATTGCATTTTTGGGGTGCATGGTGGAGGCGGGCATGAGGTGGGGAGACCCGAGGCGCCGGGTTTGGTCAGGGGGCAGTTTCGGGAATTCCAACcagggtgatggggggggggggcgtcggCACATCTCGAAGATACGTGGTCTATAAATGGAACTTGGGGGCGCCTCCCGTGTATAGCACAGGGATGGCCATGGTCAGGAAATAGCTGTTGCCTGTGGAAGGGGGTGGTCACAGTGGCAGTCTGAATCGGGGGCAAGGGGTCAATGTCTAGGAAGCCAAGGAGGATTGGAGGTCTGGAGTCCAGGAGGCAGGTCCAGGAGTCAGCACAGTGGCGGGAGCCGCCCGTCTGGGTGGAGTGGGCAGGGCACCTGGTGCCTGGGAAGCCGGATTTTCAGGGGGAGCTGCGGGAGGCTTTGGGCTTAGCAGCCTCAGGTCCCCCCGGGGACCCTGGTGAGCTTGGCCTGCAGGGCCTGCTGGGTGAGGGGCAGGTTGTGGGAGGCAGGGATGGCCCAGCCTGCTGCATCCAGAGGCCTGGCAGTGAAGTTtgccagagagaaagggcaggggaggaagagaggggctgGTCCCCTAGGGCGGGATGCGGGGCGGGGGGTTGTGAGCTGCAAATAAAGTCCCTGCTGAAGTCCTGAAGCCCCCAGACAGGTTGGCgggggcccgggggtggggggtgaggaggaggaaccCAGCACCAGCCCTCGGCGAGCCAGCCAGACATGAGGCTCCCCCTCGTTGAACAGACCACAAAGTGGGTTCTGCGAGAAGAGGTCATTTGCCCATGGACACACATTGATTATCCAACagctatttattgaacacctactctgtGTCAGCTGCTGGGGTCACAGCTGAGAGCAAGACCAATGCTCCTGCCCTCCTGAAGCTCACATGCTAGCCctgggcgtgggggggggggggggcggcaagcACACACAGATCCGTGAGTGACAAGTTTGGTTGGAAGGGGAAGTGTTCTGTGGTGAGAAAGATCCAAGGTAAAAGGGAGCCGGAGTCAGGGGTGTCATTTTAAACAGGAAGGATGGGGAGCCCAGGATAGCCCTCACTgaagagctagcaggggagggggcagatgcaaaggccctgaggcaaagAGCAAGCCTGTATGTGTAAGGGCCAGTGAGGAGGCTGGTGTAggtgctggggttgggggagggcagagaggaggtgaAGCTGGGGAGACCAGGCAAGCTGCAGGGATTCTGCAATTGCAAAGCACCCTGTAagattgtggggtttttttcctctgagcCAGAAGGAAACTTCTGGAAGGTCTGGGACAGTGAAGAAGAGATTGAGGCAAGCTAGGGCAGGGGCTATACCAAGGcggttgctggaggggtgagAAGTGGACAGATTCTGCACATGGCTTTCCCTGAGGATTTGGAGGGTTCAGTGAGGGAAACCAGTGATGACTGTCACCCCAACATTGGCCTAGGTGACCTGCAGAGTGGGGCTGGGAGTCCCCTTTGCCGAGCTCAGGTAGGTAGTTGTGCTctggcctgggggctgggaggggtctggaggaggcagaaattggtggtggggggggggggagtgggagggacaaTGGCTTGGTAACAGGTGACCTAGGACGAGCTCTATCCCTGCCCTTTCCCGGCCCCAGGTCTCCTGGGTGCCACTGTAGGGCCCTCCCCAGCCGCCTAGGCCCGGGCCCCTGACTCCCAGGTCCAAGGTGGTCCAGTGTGGTCCTCCCCCCACGGATTCCCCTCCAGGAGGCTTGAGAATCACGTGAGCCATCtggttcttccttttctttttttaatgttgatttatttttagaaagagagagagagtgcaagcaggggagggacagagagagagagagagagacagagacagaatcggaagcaggctccaggctccgcccTCAGCACAAACCGATGCGGGGCtttgaacctgtgaactgtgaggtcatgacctgagccgaagccagacccTTCAccacgtgagccacccaggcgcccctggttctttCTTCCTAGGccgggagctgggggtggggtgggtaggcGAGGAGTTTAACGAGGGGTGTCCTGCGATCCTGGCCCGCCTCCCTCCTCAGCCTCTGGTGCAGGGCTGGTGCCACCTGTTTCTTTCAAAACCTGTGTCAGAGTCATACCAGCACCTTTGGACCTGGGTGGCCAGGCCACCCTGGGCCTgctagcatttactgagtgccttctGTATACCAGGTCCATTCAGCACTTCCCATGCGTGAGCTTGTGCCCTCCTGCCAGCAGCCTAGGCGGGGGGACCAGCCCACTGCCCTGCCCTGTGGTATTTTTAGGCATCTAGGGTGTTCTCTGCTCCATTAGATCCCAGAGTCTTTGTCTCCAGCCCTGCCTAGTACATGCTTCTTGTAATAAAGTAGAGGGGAAACGGTGGAGAGATACAATTGCTGCTTCAGCTGTTCTGGATACTCAGAGACGGACTCAGGCACCAGGTTCTGGAACTCCCGGCTCCCACGCCTGGAGGCTTCTGAGATGGGGCCATCTTCGCCCCCATTTTATTGACATGGGCTGGGGGCAAGGGGACTGGCTGCCTGAGCCGGGGACCTCTCCCTGGGGTGCTAAGACACGGGAACTGCATCTGGGGaggccaggggtggggcgggggtgtggTCCTGACTCCAGCAGACTGCGGAGCGGCCCGACAGAGGAAGCTCACAGGGGTCTGAGGCTCTCTGGAAAGTTCTCGAGGTGGGTACTCTGAGCCCTTGAAGGCAGGGACATGGTGACAGCCTGCTGGGCTGAGGAGTAAGGGACAGGCCCTCAGGGGCGTTGGCAGCAGCCAGGGAGGGGTCAAGGGCAGGAGAAAGGGTTGCTGGGGCCTTAGCCACAAAACAGGCATCCAGGCCGCGGCTGCGGGCCCCGCCGTGGGCCCGGCTGCTCCTGTGTCAGAACTGGGGGAGCAACGCAGGGGTGCAcctggcaggtgggcagggggccaTCAGGGTCTGCGTCTCCAAGGACCTCCTGGGGAACCCCAGGGAGGGGGCTGaggtggcaggggaggaggggtcaGCATGTGGCCAGCCGGTCACACACCCAGCCGTCCAGCCGGCTGCCACAGAAGGCATCGTTCCACTGCCCGGAGCCCTGCATCATCACGCAGTCCTCGCCCTGGCCCTGGTTGTTGGGTTCCCCCGGCCGCCAGTTGCTGGAGCAGAAGACTTCAGGTCAGAGGATGGGGTCGGGGGCAGGAGCCCTACTGCCTTCGGCCAGACGCATCCCTCAGGGtctgggcccctccccccatccttgGATCCCCACTCCCCACGCCCTGCAGCCCAGGGACACCGGCTGCCCACATCCCCTCCCCTCAACCCGACCACTGCGGacaggcacccccccacccccgtcggAGTCTGGGCCTCACCTGTAGTTCAGGGGGTTCTCATCCATCCAGATAAACTCCCCCTCTATGTCCAGGTCCCGAAGGCCAATCCAGGTGCCCTTCCTGTTGGCGCGTTTGGCCAGGAAGTCCTGGGGAGCAGGACGGGGCTGGAGGGGCTGCGGGGTTGTGCCtggggtccccacccccaccgcacaAGAGATCGCGGTGGGATCCCCGCCCCCTGCTGGCCACGCCCTCTGCAGAGCCCCGCCCACCTGCTCCTCTTGGCTGTGGATGCTGACCAGCCGCCCTTGCAGTTTGCTGCAGGCAAACCGGGCCTGGATCCACTTCTTGGCGCCCTCGCCGAAGTAGTAGCATTTCCTCTGGAAGTTGACCCAGTTCTCGGGGCACGTGTTACACGTGGAGCCTGGGGCGGAGGAGAGGCTCAGGGGTGCGGCCGTGGTGGGCGCCGTGGCGGGCGCCGTGGCGGGCTCTGTGGCCGGCGCCGTGGCGGACGTGGCCAGCACCGTGGCGGGCGCTGTGGCCAGCGCGGTGGCGGACGTTGTGGCCGGCGCCGTGGCGGGCTCTGTGGCCGGCGCCGTGGCGGGCGCTGTGGCCGACGCGGTGGCGGACGTTGTGGCCGGTGCCGTGGCGGGCGCTGTGGCCGGCGCCGTGGCCGGCGCCGTGGCCAGCACCGTGGGGACAATAGGCAGGGTGGGTGGCAGCGTCTCTCCTGGGGTCACTCTTGGGGTCCGGGCTGAAAGCAGACCAACTTGCAGGTTGCCCCTCTTCCCGGCCAGACCAGCCGCCCGGCGGGAAGACCTCGGCTGCCGGCATCGTTGCCACAAATAtcgccccttccccccccccccgccccccccagaaTGCCTGTCACCGACACCGTCATCGTAGACACCTCTTGGCCAGCAGCTCTTTGGCCTCTGCCAGCATCAGCCCCACAAAGAGACCCGCGGCATCACCACGTCACCAGCTCTGTGGCCCGTGGCCCCTCGACCACCGACGCCATCACCGCAAACACGTTCGCGGTCAGAAGCGTGTCAACCACCAGCACCATGGCCAGCAACCCCACCGCTCTCAGCGGCACCTTCAGTCCCACCGCCATCCCCGGGGGGACCCAGGATCGCCAGCAACCTCTCTCCACTGCCACCAGCACGGCCAACACCGTCTTCACACAGCCACGGCTTAATCACCAGGGCCGACCTGGCGAGGCCACGGTTGCCAGCATCATGGTCCCCTTGTATTGTCCCCACCAACAGCTCCAGTGACAACCCTGGTGGCCATTGCTACCGACACCCCCAAAACCAGCCTTGTTGACCAGATTTGGGGAAATTGCGACGATTTCTGTCTAGTTGGAGGGACTGAGCAGGAGAGCTTAGGGAGGGCTGGGTCCGCATGGCCTTGACCTGGGGCCGCCTTGGTCTCTGTCTCCTCTTGTCCACATCCCGGAGAAACTCTTAGGCACTGTCACCACACCTCCCACCCAGGACTCCCAGATGGGGGGTTAAACCCACTGTTACTGGGTTGACTCACTCTTGATTGAAAACAGCTTTTCTTGGAATGACGTGCAGAGAGGGCTCCAGAGCTTtggaggaatttttaaaagagacctGGGGTCCCCAACCTCTGGGGGATCAAAGCTGGATGTGTTTCTCACACATGGGCCAGTAACCAGTATGTGGCCACtggtgcaggggggtggggaacatTAAAACCGGAAGGGGGTATCCCTGGGCACTTGAAGAAAACCTGGAGGGAGGTACCCTGCCTGTGTCCCCATCAAGAGACAGCCCTGGAGCTGGCCTCAGCCCCCAGGTCACCCCAGGGACCGGGTAGGAACTGGGAGGTCATCCATCCACATGAACGTGGCCCAGAGCCCTCCCCAGAGGGACCACTTCCGGGTTTCTGGCTGGGATTCCCACAGCCACGGCATGTCCCGGGGGGCTGCACTCCACACCAAGCACAGAACCTTCCTCTTCTCTTCGCCAACTAAGGCAGCAGGGGCTTCCCAGGGGTGGAAAGTCAAAAaccaagggtgggggtggggagcgccCGGGTTCCTGTCCCAGGTTGAAGGCACGCTGATGGGACTTCTGCTCTTCCTGAAGCCTGCCGGGGCCACCCCTCACCCCAAGCCTTGTCACCACCAGCATTGCCCCGTCTCTGCAGAGGGGACCCACCCCCTTGAGCCCCGTGGCTGGTCAGACAATCTTCTGGGAGGGCTGTGGCTGAGGGCGTCCTACTGACGACCCTCTTCTGAGCCacgaggggcagaggaaggagaagcaaAGTGAACCCAGAGATGGTGA
This DNA window, taken from Neofelis nebulosa isolate mNeoNeb1 chromosome 4, mNeoNeb1.pri, whole genome shotgun sequence, encodes the following:
- the FCER2 gene encoding low affinity immunoglobulin epsilon Fc receptor isoform X2; this encodes MEEHVYSEFPNLPGRQRRCCGQGTQMALLGLVTVMLWAGLLTLLLFWHRDAVQNLKQLEETAAQNVSQVAKDLERHRGDEMAQKSQAAQVSQNMEEIQAEQKRMKAQDSELSRNLDGLRSDLSNLKSQSLNERRTALHSLERLQQEVVKLWIELHVSNARTPRVTPGETLPPTLPIVPTVLATAPATAPATAPATAPATTSATASATAPATAPATEPATAPATTSATALATAPATVLATSATAPATEPATAPATAPTTAAPLSLSSAPGSTCNTCPENWVNFQRKCYYFGEGAKKWIQARFACSKLQGRLVSIHSQEEQDFLAKRANRKGTWIGLRDLDIEGEFIWMDENPLNYSNWRPGEPNNQGQGEDCVMMQGSGQWNDAFCGSRLDGWVCDRLATC
- the FCER2 gene encoding low affinity immunoglobulin epsilon Fc receptor isoform X1; the encoded protein is MNPHGQGEGRGPGPTVGSQEFPNLPGRQRRCCGQGTQMALLGLVTVMLWAGLLTLLLFWHRDAVQNLKQLEETAAQNVSQVAKDLERHRGDEMAQKSQAAQVSQNMEEIQAEQKRMKAQDSELSRNLDGLRSDLSNLKSQSLNERRTALHSLERLQQEVVKLWIELHVSNARTPRVTPGETLPPTLPIVPTVLATAPATAPATAPATAPATTSATASATAPATAPATEPATAPATTSATALATAPATVLATSATAPATEPATAPATAPTTAAPLSLSSAPGSTCNTCPENWVNFQRKCYYFGEGAKKWIQARFACSKLQGRLVSIHSQEEQDFLAKRANRKGTWIGLRDLDIEGEFIWMDENPLNYSNWRPGEPNNQGQGEDCVMMQGSGQWNDAFCGSRLDGWVCDRLATC